Part of the Streptococcus ilei genome is shown below.
CGAGATTGTTCGTGGTGGGATTCAAGCCGTACCAGCTGGACAGATGGAAGCTAGTCGAAGCCTCGGGATTTCTTATAGCAAGACCATGCGCAAGATTATCTTGCCTCAAGCAACTAAACTGATGCTTCCAAACTTCGTCAACCAATTTGTCATTGCACTGAAAGATACGACGATCGTGTCAGCTATCGGTTTGGTCGAGCTCTTCCAGACTGGTAAGATTATCATTGCTCGAAACTATCAAAGTTTCAAGATGTACGCAATCCTTGCTGTCTTTTACCTCGTCATCATTACTTTATTGACACGCTTTGCAAAACAATTAGAAAAGAGGGCTAACTAATGGCTAAATTAAAAATTGATGTCCATGACCTCCATAAATATTACGGTGAAAATGAGGTCCTAAAAGGCATCTCAACAAAATTCTACGAAGGAGATGTTGTTTGTATTATCGGTCCATCTGGTTCTGGTAAGTCAACCTTCCTACGCAGTCTCAATCTTCTTGAGGAAGTAACCAAGGGACAAATTACCGTGAACGGCTATGACCTTACTGATCCTAAAACTAATATTGATATCGTTCGTGAAAATGTCGGGATGGTCTTCCAGCACTTCAACCTCTTCCCCCATATGAGCGTCATCGAAAATATCATGTTTGCTCCCTTGGAGCACAAACGGATGAGTCGTGAAGAAGCTAGAGAACTAGCAATGGAACTCTTAGAAAAGGTTGGACTTGCGGACAAAGCCGATGTTTCCCCTGACAGCCTCTCCGGTGGACAGAAACAGCGGGTAGCCATTGCGCGTGGTTTGGCAATGAAGCCAGATGTCATGCTCTTTGACGAACCAACTTCTGCCCTTGACCCCGAGATGGTCGGAGATGTACTCAACGTTATGAAGGATTTGGCTAAGCAAGGCATGACCATGATTATCGTCACCCACGAGATGGGATTTGCTCGCCAAGTGGCCAATCGCGTGATCTTCACAGCTGATGGGGAATTCCTCGAAGACGGTAAACCAGACCAAATCTTTGATAACCCACAACACCCACGATTGAAAGAATTCCTG
Proteins encoded:
- a CDS encoding amino acid ABC transporter ATP-binding protein, whose product is MAKLKIDVHDLHKYYGENEVLKGISTKFYEGDVVCIIGPSGSGKSTFLRSLNLLEEVTKGQITVNGYDLTDPKTNIDIVRENVGMVFQHFNLFPHMSVIENIMFAPLEHKRMSREEARELAMELLEKVGLADKADVSPDSLSGGQKQRVAIARGLAMKPDVMLFDEPTSALDPEMVGDVLNVMKDLAKQGMTMIIVTHEMGFARQVANRVIFTADGEFLEDGKPDQIFDNPQHPRLKEFLDKVLNV